Proteins from one Cellulosilyticum lentocellum DSM 5427 genomic window:
- a CDS encoding PDC sensor domain-containing protein yields the protein MHKKGIVIKLISCFLVAIIVPLTFLSIMSIQKSHSVLTDNMQLTSFQTLKESKNSFELYLKNLGQQLNILTRKNELKHMEDSGSLEDNVTAIEDSIVAALKTTEGALRGYYATNSGKVVTAWYTVENGKNIPHHTLENDDYTDKPWFKNAIGSSYRSGVYAVFTEPYIDPTTNRLIITVSQEVKANKEQVGCVAIDIPFDEIKKFVQNINLLNTGYVLLANADGTILVDNNRNTFIKSSLTTLPNWDNIKDQNQVNTQINLNGQTVNVVIFNDEITNWKLVGVVSEKEISDSLNTIVYFTLGTALIGIILGIIIAIAVTTMIKRKLNYMNKAVSDVAKGDLSQNIQLIGNDEFTDLANNFNKMITSVSILIRNVDSASHALLKSSDEIATISSETSDSTKNVFAAISDVAHSTTNQAHRIQEASIHVDNLGSILAETNAYINKQLSPGSQNPLDTDPSSVFNDIFTRATASTNIAITKVENIAADSEEVAAAAEEVSDLTKNVNQSLIKLDEHTEELKYMAKDLKAALSHFKLKE from the coding sequence ATGCACAAAAAAGGAATTGTTATTAAGTTAATTTCATGCTTTTTAGTAGCTATTATTGTACCACTTACATTTTTAAGTATTATGTCTATCCAGAAATCTCATAGCGTTTTGACAGATAATATGCAACTTACTAGCTTTCAAACGCTTAAAGAAAGTAAGAATAGTTTTGAACTCTATTTAAAAAACTTAGGCCAACAACTCAATATTCTAACTCGTAAAAATGAACTAAAGCATATGGAAGATAGTGGCTCTTTAGAAGATAATGTGACTGCTATTGAAGACTCTATCGTTGCTGCTCTTAAAACAACAGAAGGTGCCCTAAGAGGCTATTATGCTACTAATAGCGGTAAAGTCGTTACAGCTTGGTATACTGTAGAAAATGGAAAAAATATTCCTCATCATACCCTTGAAAATGACGACTACACCGATAAACCTTGGTTTAAAAATGCCATCGGTTCTTCTTATAGAAGTGGTGTATATGCTGTTTTTACTGAACCTTATATAGATCCTACAACTAATAGACTCATTATTACCGTTTCCCAAGAAGTGAAAGCTAATAAAGAACAAGTAGGTTGTGTTGCTATAGATATCCCTTTTGATGAAATAAAAAAGTTCGTCCAAAATATTAACCTATTAAACACAGGCTATGTACTTTTAGCCAATGCAGATGGCACAATCTTAGTTGACAATAATCGGAATACATTTATCAAATCTAGCTTAACCACACTTCCTAACTGGGATAATATTAAAGACCAAAATCAAGTTAATACTCAGATTAATTTAAATGGACAAACAGTTAATGTGGTTATTTTTAATGACGAAATTACTAACTGGAAACTAGTCGGTGTTGTTAGTGAGAAAGAAATTTCTGATAGCTTAAATACGATTGTTTACTTTACATTAGGCACTGCTCTTATCGGTATTATTTTAGGTATTATAATTGCTATAGCTGTCACTACTATGATTAAGCGAAAACTCAATTATATGAATAAAGCCGTTAGTGATGTAGCCAAAGGAGATTTAAGTCAAAACATCCAACTTATTGGTAATGATGAATTTACCGACTTAGCTAATAATTTTAATAAGATGATTACAAGCGTATCTATCCTCATTCGTAATGTTGACTCAGCTTCTCATGCACTATTAAAGTCTTCTGATGAGATTGCTACTATTAGCTCTGAAACTAGTGATTCTACAAAAAATGTATTTGCTGCTATAAGTGATGTGGCTCATAGTACGACAAATCAAGCCCACCGTATACAAGAAGCAAGTATCCATGTAGACAATTTAGGTAGTATTTTAGCTGAAACCAATGCTTATATTAACAAGCAACTCTCTCCTGGCAGTCAAAATCCTTTAGATACTGATCCTTCAAGTGTCTTTAACGACATTTTTACTAGGGCTACTGCAAGTACCAATATTGCTATTACTAAAGTTGAGAATATAGCCGCTGATTCTGAAGAAGTTGCTGCAGCTGCTGAAGAGGTTTCTGATTTAACCAAAAATGTTAATCAATCCCTTATTAAATTAGATGAACATACAGAAGAGCTTAAATACATGGCTAAAGACCTAAAAGCTGCTCTTTCTCACTTTAAATTAAAAGAATAA
- a CDS encoding zinc ribbon domain-containing protein YjdM, whose amino-acid sequence MENRNMTTLPNCPKCNSEYTYEDGTLLVCPECAYEWTPTTEAQQEDASAIKDANGNILNEGDSVTVIKDLKVKGSSLVIKIGTKVKNIRLIEDATDGHNIDCKIDGIGGMKLKSEFVKKL is encoded by the coding sequence ATGGAGAACAGAAATATGACAACTTTGCCTAATTGCCCAAAATGTAATTCAGAATATACTTATGAAGATGGGACGCTTTTAGTTTGCCCAGAGTGTGCTTATGAGTGGACGCCAACGACAGAGGCCCAACAAGAAGATGCAAGTGCTATTAAAGATGCAAATGGTAATATTTTAAATGAAGGAGATTCTGTAACAGTTATCAAAGATCTTAAAGTAAAAGGAAGTTCATTAGTTATTAAAATAGGAACAAAAGTAAAGAACATCCGTTTAATTGAAGATGCTACAGATGGACATAACATTGATTGTAAAATTGATGGGATTGGTGGTATGAAGCTTAAATCTGAATTCGTAAAAAAACTTTAA